GTATTGTTTGTTATAAAGTTCCCAAAAGAAGTCTCATCAGCATGAGGCTTCTTTTTCTATTCATAATCCACATGTCCTCTTCATACGAACTCCATCTAGAAATTCTATCATATAGGTGAAAAGGAGGTATTATATATGAATTTTATAAAAAGAGCTTTCTTTAGTGTAAAAGCAAGAAAAGGAAGTGGTAGCAGGGATTTAAACCGATCGATACAAGTAATAGTTCACAAAAACAAGATAGCGGCAATGGAGTAGTTTTCGGTAGTCCCCCTGGTTTCACTGAACCGGATATTGCGATGGATGGTGTTTTACATGGAGAGCTATTAACAAGCTTTAAGGATGGAACAAATAAGATTGTAGAAGGACGTCAAATAACAAAAGAAGACGCTGATAAACAAGTAGTAATAATTGAGAAGCACCTTGCTAAGAAGAATAACTTAAAGGTCGGAAGCAAGGTGAAAGTGAAATCTGAAGACGTTAAAGCAAGTAGCGAGTTTGAAGTTGTAGGTATTTACAAAACGAGCGGTAGCAGTCAGATGCCGACGATAGACCCGTATAACAAAATGTATGTTCCGTATAAAGCTTCTTTAAAGTTAACTCCGAAATTCGTAGAGACATTAAATTTCAATCATAATTCTCCTGATTGGCAATATGTATCAAATGAATTTTTGGTTGCAACCCAATGAATAATACAACTATCAGCTCTTTCACTTTTGGATTGCAAAAATTAATTAATTTACAAAATCGAGGTTGACATATGCGAATATTGGTGATTGAAGATGAAAAAGACATTGCTGCCGCCATCGAAAAGGTGCTGAAGCGTGACGGATATGCCGTGGATTTGGCGGCAAATGGCTCATCCGCACTTGAGCTGATTGATATAAACGAATATGACTTGGTTATACTTGATTTAATGCTCCCTGACATCAGCGGTTTTGAAGTGCTTGAAAAATTACGCAAAAATTCACAGGACACACGAGTGATTATTGTTTCGGCCAATCATACGACAGGGGATCGTGTAAAAGGACTTGATCTTGGTGCCAATGATTATGTGGTTAAACCTTTTGATTTTGATGAATTGCGAGCGAGAATCCGCGCATTACTAAGACGTGATTTTACCAGCAAACTCAATGTGATGGTTGAATCCGGCTTTGAAATTGATCTGTCCTCTAAGCGGGTGACATATAGTAGCAAAGAACTGATTCTCACCTTAAAAGAATTTTCTATTTTCTCCCATCTTGTTCAAAACAAGGGTAAATATATAAACGCGGAGGAACTTTACCGCCATGTTTGGAACGAGGAGTCCAATCCGTTTACAGAAGTGATGCGTGTTCATATTTACTCTTTGCGCAAAAAAATCAATGAAATCACAGGTAAAAATAATGTAATTTCCACCACAAAGGGACTGGGTTATATCTTTAAGGGAGAATAGTATGAAAAATTTAAATTTTCCTCTGCGCTGGAGGATTTCCATTTTTACAGCGCTGATTGTTTTGGCATCCAGCGCAATTTTAGTGGTGTTTATTAACTTAAATGTAAGCAGACTTGTACCAAATGCCGCCACACAAATCATCGGATATACGCAGGGAAATGTAACAATAACGCCAAACGTAAATCCCGCCGACCAAAATCCTGCCGTTGGAAATCAACAACAACCTGGCACCGCCATCATAGGCAATAAAGCCAGCGGCTCCAGTGTGCTCATTTCTAACGAAATGCAAAGTTTAGTCAATAAAATTTTGGTGGGTTCTATTATCATATTAATTATCACAGTAATTATTGGCGGGGTATCCTCACATTTGGTAGCGGTCAGTTCACTAAAGCCTTTAAAAAAACTAATCGGAAAAATCAGGGCTTTGGGTGCGGATAACCTTGCTGACACTTTGCCGGTGCCAAATCAAAAAGATGAAATCAGAGAATTATCCATTTCATTCAATCAAATGTTTGCCAAACTAAATAATGCCTTTGATTCACAAAAACGGTTTAATGCCGGGGTTGCTCATGAATTAAAAACGCCGCTGACCGTGATAAAATCAAACATCAGCGCTGTTCTGGAACAAGAGGATTGCACAGCAGAAAATTACAAAGAGCTTTGTCAAACAATCAATCAATCTGCCACCAAAATGAATTTGATGATTGAAGAACTTTTGGAAATGGTTTCACAGGAAAACGCATCACTTGACGATAATGTGTCCATGGAAACAATCATATATGATGTTTGCGAAGACATATCCGAAATGTCCAGCAAAAAAAACATAAAGGTTGACTGCGTGACAAATCATATATCGTTAATTAAAGGCAATGAGATTTTGTTATATCGTGCCGTTTTCAATATCGCTGAAAACGCCGTGAAGTACACACAGACCGGCGGAAAAATCCATATTTCATGCGTTGACGAAAAGAATCAAATTAAAATTGTAATTTTGGATAATGGCATTGGTATTGAAGATGACAAACTTAAAAAAATATTTGAACCATTTTACCGCACAGACAGAGATAATAGCAATGGACATGGGCTGGGCTTGCCGCTGGCTAAATCTGTAATTTTGCGGCATGGAGGCGAAATTTTGGTGGACAGCACTTTGGGAAGCGGAACGACTTTTACAATAAAAATTCCTAAATAACTTTATTTGTTGCACAGAATTAACGATGATTTAATGTTGGAAGTGTTAATATGTGGGCATAGAAAGCAAATATTTATCGGCAAACAAAAAAATAAAAAATCTCTCAAAAATTAAAGATGGTTTAATGTTCTATCGGTTAAAATGGAGTCGCCGAAGAGACAATTTGCTTTCTAAATTATACATGCC
The DNA window shown above is from Neobacillus sp. WH10 and carries:
- a CDS encoding ABC transporter permease — its product is MDGVLHGELLTSFKDGTNKIVEGRQITKEDADKQVVIIEKHLAKKNNLKVGSKVKVKSEDVKASSEFEVVGIYKTSGSSQMPTIDPYNKMYVPYKASLKLTPKFVETLNFNHNSPDWQYVSNEFLVATQ
- a CDS encoding response regulator transcription factor, translating into MRILVIEDEKDIAAAIEKVLKRDGYAVDLAANGSSALELIDINEYDLVILDLMLPDISGFEVLEKLRKNSQDTRVIIVSANHTTGDRVKGLDLGANDYVVKPFDFDELRARIRALLRRDFTSKLNVMVESGFEIDLSSKRVTYSSKELILTLKEFSIFSHLVQNKGKYINAEELYRHVWNEESNPFTEVMRVHIYSLRKKINEITGKNNVISTTKGLGYIFKGE
- a CDS encoding HAMP domain-containing sensor histidine kinase — protein: MKNLNFPLRWRISIFTALIVLASSAILVVFINLNVSRLVPNAATQIIGYTQGNVTITPNVNPADQNPAVGNQQQPGTAIIGNKASGSSVLISNEMQSLVNKILVGSIIILIITVIIGGVSSHLVAVSSLKPLKKLIGKIRALGADNLADTLPVPNQKDEIRELSISFNQMFAKLNNAFDSQKRFNAGVAHELKTPLTVIKSNISAVLEQEDCTAENYKELCQTINQSATKMNLMIEELLEMVSQENASLDDNVSMETIIYDVCEDISEMSSKKNIKVDCVTNHISLIKGNEILLYRAVFNIAENAVKYTQTGGKIHISCVDEKNQIKIVILDNGIGIEDDKLKKIFEPFYRTDRDNSNGHGLGLPLAKSVILRHGGEILVDSTLGSGTTFTIKIPK